The genomic interval TTCCGCTCGGAGCGCCCTTTTGGGGCTGCATCAGCCGGTCAGCCGGACGTCGAAGTTCCTGCCGAGCCCGCCGCCGTCCGCGTGGTGCAGGGTGAAGCGGAGCGTGCCGCCGGCGGGCAGGTCGGCGGGTCGGAGTTCGGCGGCGTGAACGAGGGGGAGCGGGGCGGTGAGCGGGGTGTCGGTGGAGGTGTCCCACCCGTCGACGGTCCAGCGGAGGGTGCCGGGGCGGTCGGAGACGATACGCAGCGGCTTGGCGGCGTCGGCCTCGGCGATGGGGTGGGCGGGGCACCAGAAGGTGGCGTCGAAGCCGCGCCGGCCGTCCCGGGCGTACCGGTCGTGGCAGGGGCCGATGCGGTCGAAGGGTTCGCCGTCGCAGAGGCTCCGGGCGAGGTTCAGGTAGGTCGCGTGCGACCAGCACAGCGGCATCGCCGACCCGGCGGGGCCGCCGAACTCCAGATCGTGGTCGGGGTCGTCGGGGAAGCGCCAGAGCTGCTCGGGCAGCATCCCGCCGGGGTTGGCGAACGCGGCGAGCGCGTCGAGGTAGGGCCCGGCGGGCTCGCCGGCGGCGAGGGCGTAGAGGCCGCGCTCGCCGGTGAGCAGCGGCCAGCAGCCGCCCACGCCCTCGGTGTCGAAGGCGGAGCCGTCCCGCTTCTGCCCGTAGCCGTCGTGGTTGTAGCGGAGGTAGCCGGGGCCGCCGGGCAGGTCGTGCTTGAGCACGGCGTCGGCCACGCGCACGCTGGCGGCGACGGTGGCGTCGTCGGCGGGGCGGACGCCGTAGCGGACGAGCTGGAGGAAGCCCAGATCGACGACGTCGCGCGCCGGGTGGGTCCCCCCGCCGTTCTTCAGCCGCACCTCGGCGGTATCCACGGATCCGGGCACGGGCGTGTCGCCCGCCTCGGCGGGGTTGATGCGGACGAAGTGCCGCGGCTCGCCATCGACGAGCGTGCCGCGGGTGGTGACGGTCCAGGCCTCGACGTGCGCGGCGAGCCAATCGGCGTAATCGTGCACGAAGGCCGCGGCTGCGGCCTCGCCGGCCTCCGCGAAGCCCTCGGCCGCGACGCAGAGGGCGGCGACGCAGGTCGCCAGCGTGGAGGGCGAGTAGCCGCTGTTCTCCTCCCAGCGTTCCTGCGGCGTCACCGGGCCGCTGTGGATGAGCTTCGCCGCGGCCCGCCGGACGACCGCGGGCGTGGCCAGGCCCTCGCAGGCGCCGGCGCGGCGGAGACGCCAAGCCAGCAGCGCGGGCGCGGCGACCTCGTCGAGCTGCAGGCCCGGCCAGAAGGGCTCGCCGTCGAGCCAGGCGTTCTGCGGGATGCCGCCGTCGGCTTGCTGCAGGCAGGCGAGGTAGGTCATCGCCCGCCGCGGCGTCGCGGTCTCGCCGGCGGCGAGCAGGGCGGTGGCGGCGTGCAGGAGGTCGCGCGGCCAGACGAGGTGGTAGCCGCCGGGGTCGGCGTCGCTCTGGTGCGCGCCCCAGGGGATCGACAGCGAGGCGGTCATCGCGCCCTGGTAGGTCTTGTCCTCGTGAGCGAGCAGCACGCAGCGGGACAGGCGGGCGAGGCCGCCGCCGTCGCCGCACTGCGCCTCCAGCCGGTTCAGCGTGCCGTCGCAGCCGTCGTCGAGGCGCTTCCACTGGCGCAGGAAGCTCTCCCGCTTCTCGTCGAAGCGGTCGCCGAGGGCCTGGAGCAGCGCGCAGGCGGAGCTGGTGGCGGAGTCGCCGAAGCCCAGCCCGAGCACGGCGGTGCGGCCGGGCGCCGAGAGGTCCAGCTCGCCGGTGAGGGCGACGGTGCCGTCGCGGGCCTCCGTGAAGCTCCACGCGAGGTCGAAGCCGTCCTGGAGGTCCTGGTAGCCGTCGCTGGAGCCGCTGTACCCCACCGAGCGGCGGAGGAAGCCGGGGCGGGCTCCCATCGCCAGGTGCGTGCCGTCGCGCCAGGCACGCAGCAGCGGCTCGCCGGCGAGGTCGCAGGCGGCGGCGTGGTTGCCGCGGCCCGAGCCCCCGGCGTGGGGGGCGAGCAGGGCGAAGACGCGCAGCTTCTCCGCATAGGTGGAATCGAGGACCTCCAGCCGGATCCGCTGGAGCAGCACCGGCTGGTGCGGGTCGCTCAGCACGTCCTTCACCACGCGGTAGCGGCCGCCGGGATCGGTGTTGGTGAGGCGGTAGGCGAGGGTGTCTTCGTCGGGCCGCTCGACGGCGTGCGTCAGGTCGCGGCGCTCCTCGTGGAGGAACGTCTCGCCGTCGGTGATGAGCAGCTGGAGGTCGCGGGTGTTCGGCTGATCGGCGGTCGGGTGGTAGACCTCGTTGACGACGCCGTGGCTGAGCGTGAACCAGAGGCGTGAGGCGGTGTGGTAGGCGGTGCCCACGCCGACCTTCGCGCTCGACGTCCACCGGGGTTCGATGCCCGGGGCGCCGAAGGCTTCGCTCGGAGGGTCGGGCATGGCGCGACGCTAGCGCCATGCTGTGCGTCGCGGCGCCGGGTGCAATGATCCGCTGCGTGCCGCGTTGGAGGTCCAGATGCCCATCCCACCCCGCTCCCGGACGCTCCCTCGGCGGGGCTTCACGCTCCTCGAGCTGCTCGTGGTGATCTCGGTCGTCGCGCTCCTGATCGGGATCCTGCTGCCGGTGCTGGCGGCGGCGCGGACCACGGCCCGCCGGGTCACCTGCAGCGGCAACCTGCGGCAGATGGGCGTCGCGATGGAGAGCTACACCCAGCTGTTCGACGGGTACTACCCGCTGGCGCGCCCCGTGGCGAAGCCCTTCGCGCCTTACGCGTACCACCCGGCGGACGCCGGGCCCGCCTTCGCCGGCCGGGAGCTGCCGGAGCTGGCCGCGACGATGGCGTCGGTGGGGCTGGAGCCTCCCCGGGCGGACGACCCCGACAGCGTCTACCACTGCCCCGACGACGAGACCGTCTTCCCCGTGTCGGCCAACAGCTACGCCTACTCGGGCTTCCTCCGCGGCGAGACGCTGGAGGCGATGCTGGCGCGCGGCTTCGTGTCGCGGCGGAACATGGACGCCAGCGACGTCTTCGTGATGATGGACTTCGACGGCGAGGAGGGCGGCAGCGACTTCGTCCTGCTGCCCGCGCCCGACGGCCCGGGCGGCTCGATGGTGGTGCCCAAGCGCCACTTCAAGCGGAACATCCTCTTCGCCGACGGGCACGTGGGCTTCGACCTCGACTCCTAGGCGTGGCCGTCGCCGGCTCCGTGGCCCGGACTCATCCCACCCCAACCCCGCTCGCAGGTGAACGAAGCCATGCCCGACGCCCAACCCCCCGGCCGCCTCAGCGTCTCCGCGCACGACGTCGCCGGCGAACGCCGCACCAAGCGGCTCAAGAGCCTCGCGATCGTCGCCGCCGGCTCGATCGTCCTGGCGGCGGGCGCGGCGGGCGCCCGGTGGCTGATGCCGCCGCCGATGCCGGCCACCCTGGCCGACGCCGAGGCGCTGGTGGCCTCGGGCCGGTTCCAGCGCCTCTCCAGCGAGCAGAAGCGCCCGTACCTCGACGTGATCCGCGAGCAGTTCGGCTCGCTGGATCCCGAGCAGCGGCGGGCTCTCCGCGGCAGCGAGGCCGCCCGGGCCGCCCGCGGCCGGGAGCGGAGCGAGCGGTTGGCCGCCTTCTCGGTGATGACCCACGCCCAGCGGCAGGCGATGGGGAACCCCTGGGCCGCGCGGCCCGAGCGGCCCGAGGGCCGCGGCGAGCGGGGCCCCTCCCGCGATCGCCTCTCCGACCGGATGCAGAACGGGAATGCGCAGGACATGGCAACCATCGCGGAGATGGTGAACCAGATGCGGGAACATCGGGGCTCCTGAACCCGCGGATTGCGGGCCGGAACGCGGTTCGAACGCGACGGTCCGCGGCGCGGAAGATTCTCGTGCCTCCGAAGGCGCCGCTTCGGGAGAACCCGGATAGCGTCGAGCGGCGGCGGCCCCCCGGGGGACCCGGTGACCCCGCCCTCCGCCACGCCCGGGGCAGCGTGTGGCGGAGCCGACGCCCTCCTTCCCGAGCACGACCATGATCGCCTCGCCCGTCCAGACCGGCTTCCGGACGCTCCGCCACGCCCCCGCGCCGCGGGAGCGGGTCTCCTCTTTCCCGGACCGCGCGATCCTCCGGGTCCCGCGGCGGGAGGCGGTCTGGTCCTTCGGCGCCCGCGTCCGCGACGCGGACGCGGTCTTCCTGGTCCTCTCCGAAGAGGGCCGGCCCAGCCGCTGGACGGAGATGGAGGCGGAGCCGTCGGGCGAGTGGACCGCACGGCTCCCGATCGCCGGCGGCGTGCTGCGGGCGACGCTCTACGTGCAGCGGGGCACGACGATGATCAACGCGGGCGGCCGGGAGCTCCGGATCCGCCCGCCCGCCGGGGAACTGGGCGGTGCCCGGGTCGAGCCGGCGCGTGAGGCGTGGTCCGCCTGACCCGGGC from Phycisphaera mikurensis NBRC 102666 carries:
- a CDS encoding glycoside hydrolase family 15 protein, translated to MPDPPSEAFGAPGIEPRWTSSAKVGVGTAYHTASRLWFTLSHGVVNEVYHPTADQPNTRDLQLLITDGETFLHEERRDLTHAVERPDEDTLAYRLTNTDPGGRYRVVKDVLSDPHQPVLLQRIRLEVLDSTYAEKLRVFALLAPHAGGSGRGNHAAACDLAGEPLLRAWRDGTHLAMGARPGFLRRSVGYSGSSDGYQDLQDGFDLAWSFTEARDGTVALTGELDLSAPGRTAVLGLGFGDSATSSACALLQALGDRFDEKRESFLRQWKRLDDGCDGTLNRLEAQCGDGGGLARLSRCVLLAHEDKTYQGAMTASLSIPWGAHQSDADPGGYHLVWPRDLLHAATALLAAGETATPRRAMTYLACLQQADGGIPQNAWLDGEPFWPGLQLDEVAAPALLAWRLRRAGACEGLATPAVVRRAAAKLIHSGPVTPQERWEENSGYSPSTLATCVAALCVAAEGFAEAGEAAAAAFVHDYADWLAAHVEAWTVTTRGTLVDGEPRHFVRINPAEAGDTPVPGSVDTAEVRLKNGGGTHPARDVVDLGFLQLVRYGVRPADDATVAASVRVADAVLKHDLPGGPGYLRYNHDGYGQKRDGSAFDTEGVGGCWPLLTGERGLYALAAGEPAGPYLDALAAFANPGGMLPEQLWRFPDDPDHDLEFGGPAGSAMPLCWSHATYLNLARSLCDGEPFDRIGPCHDRYARDGRRGFDATFWCPAHPIAEADAAKPLRIVSDRPGTLRWTVDGWDTSTDTPLTAPLPLVHAAELRPADLPAGGTLRFTLHHADGGGLGRNFDVRLTG
- a CDS encoding type II secretion system protein; amino-acid sequence: MPIPPRSRTLPRRGFTLLELLVVISVVALLIGILLPVLAAARTTARRVTCSGNLRQMGVAMESYTQLFDGYYPLARPVAKPFAPYAYHPADAGPAFAGRELPELAATMASVGLEPPRADDPDSVYHCPDDETVFPVSANSYAYSGFLRGETLEAMLARGFVSRRNMDASDVFVMMDFDGEEGGSDFVLLPAPDGPGGSMVVPKRHFKRNILFADGHVGFDLDS